The genome window ACATGACGCTGCAAACGATCGGCGCGTTGAGCGATAACCCGCACATCAGCCTGCCAGCACTGGCAGCCTGATCATCCTTGGCCCTGCCCAGGATCGGTGTTCCTACACCACCCCGCGGGGCACTACCTAGAGACCTTCCGCGCTCGTCAACACTGACTATCGTGTTCAGTCGTCCTTTGGTGCGGAGAGCAACATTCCGGCGGCGATCATCGCATCGGCTATCTTGGCAGGCACGAGTGGGTAGGCTCCACTCTCCACTGCTTGCCGGATCTGAGCGACTCGTTCCACATCGACTGGCATCGACCCAGTTGAAAGCGACAAGGCAGTAGAGGCGACTGGAACGGCCGCAGATGCTGTCGTCAGAGCGGTAGTGCTTTTCACCGACGCCGCAGGCTTGGCGCCTTCTGCCCGCCTCGTGATCGCAAGCTGGTACAAACTGAGTCTATCTATTGCCATAATGCCGATCCTTTTGCTCCGACCTACAGAACGGCACTGCAAGGCGCGGAGTTAATGGACAGGCTGCAAGAACTTGCCGCCTACACGGCAAGTATCTGCCAAACGTTACTTAATTCTTGTTTGATGAAACGGAGCGGCATGCCCGAGCCCAGCTGGCGCAGCGACAAGCGCGCATCATCTGAGCGGGACTATGGCAGCAAGTGGTGCTATCAGTCCGATGCGGACTGCTCTCCACATGATGCACTTGGGTCTTTGAGGGCCGCTGGCTAGCTCGCGATAACATGCCACTCAGCCAAGGCAACTGAGCGGCGTTCCTTGTAGGTCTCTCGGCTGACTTGGTGAAGTTCCAGGTTGAAAGTGGTTGTGGATGTTGGCGTGGACAGAGGCGAACTTTTGCAAGGTCTTCACCCGCCTGAATCTGAGCATCGCGCTCTTTCGTCGTCGGAACGGCAGATGCGAGTTCTCGACCCTGTTGTTGGCCCTGCGTCCGACCTCCTGCTTCTCGCAATTGCCGAGTTCGTTCATCGCCGCGCAGCATGATCGCAGCCCATCAGTGGTGATGGTCTCAGGCGAGCCGTGGCGCTTCAGCGCCTTCTTCATGAAGCTGAGCGCTGCCGCCTTATCGCGGGTCTTTATGATGTAGCTCTCGAGCACCTCACCTTCGTGATCGACTGCCCGCCACAGGTACACCATCTCGTCGTTCAGCTTTGCGTACCTCTGATCGAGGTGCCAGCGCCAGTGGCGGAGCCCCCGCATCCGGCACACCCGCTTGCGCTGGACCTCCCCTGCGAACATGGGACCAAACCTGTTCCACCGTAGCCTGGCTGTCTCGTGGCAGATGTCGATCCCCCGCTCGAACGGCAGATCTTCCACGTTCCGCAGGCTAAGCGGAAAGCGGACGTACATCAGCACCACAAGTCGGATCACCTCCGGTGACGAGATGAAGTAGCGGAACGGGCTCGCTGGTTCCCGCGGACGAGGCATTTACCTGCCCTACCCCGGCCTGCTTACCAGCAGGCGCACTTGGTTTGACAGAACCAGCTGGTGGCTTCCTTGGCGGTGGCGGCGGAAGCGGCGGCGCTTCAAAAAATGATCTCGGCAACTCTGGAGGTCGCGGTGGCGACGGCTGCGTTATCGCGACAACATACTTCTGATTGGACGCATCACCGCGCATCAGATGAGACAATCAT of Novosphingobium sp. 9U contains these proteins:
- the flgM gene encoding flagellar biosynthesis anti-sigma factor FlgM, with the protein product MAIDRLSLYQLAITRRAEGAKPAASVKSTTALTTASAAVPVASTALSLSTGSMPVDVERVAQIRQAVESGAYPLVPAKIADAMIAAGMLLSAPKDD
- a CDS encoding IS6 family transposase, with amino-acid sequence MYVRFPLSLRNVEDLPFERGIDICHETARLRWNRFGPMFAGEVQRKRVCRMRGLRHWRWHLDQRYAKLNDEMVYLWRAVDHEGEVLESYIIKTRDKAAALSFMKKALKRHGSPETITTDGLRSCCAAMNELGNCEKQEVGRRANNRVENSHLPFRRRKSAMLRFRRVKTLQKFASVHANIHNHFQPGTSPSQPRDLQGTPLSCLG